One genomic region from Ornithinicoccus hortensis encodes:
- the moeB gene encoding molybdopterin-synthase adenylyltransferase MoeB yields the protein MRPLVEPGPELTAEQVSRYSRHLLVPQVGMLGQRRLRNARVAVVGAGGLGCPALSYLVAAGVGAITLIDDDVVDVTNLQRQVLHRVQDVGTPKVDSAARALRELNPDTALTPLHTRLTRDTVRDVLSGHDVVLDGTDNFDTRYLVSDACRDLRLPLVWAAVLRFDAQISTFVPGLPESVTLRDLYPVPPRPEDVPSCAEAGVLGALVGQVGSIMAGEVVKLLAGFGEPLVGRVLLLDALTQRTREVPLRPVGAPPLRRHGVERNGVEREGSRGHDRDGAHHATREVVPLRELGPAEVRALDLARVTLLDVREPAEHALGTLPGAARVPVGEVLTWTRDDLPEGPVVVYCKAGPRAERAAAHLVRLGHPDVSVMNGGILGWIDQVDPSLPRY from the coding sequence ATGCGTCCCCTCGTCGAGCCCGGGCCGGAGCTGACGGCCGAGCAGGTCAGCCGGTACTCCCGGCACCTGCTGGTGCCGCAGGTCGGGATGCTCGGGCAGCGTCGGCTGCGCAACGCCCGGGTCGCGGTCGTCGGCGCCGGCGGTCTCGGCTGCCCCGCGTTGAGCTACCTGGTGGCCGCCGGGGTCGGTGCGATCACGCTGATCGACGACGACGTCGTCGACGTCACCAACCTGCAGCGCCAGGTGCTGCACCGGGTGCAGGACGTCGGCACACCCAAGGTGGACAGCGCCGCCCGGGCACTGCGGGAGCTGAACCCGGACACCGCCCTGACCCCCCTGCATACCCGTCTGACGAGGGACACCGTGCGGGACGTGCTGTCCGGGCACGACGTGGTGCTGGACGGCACCGACAACTTCGACACCCGCTACCTGGTGAGCGACGCCTGCCGGGACCTCCGGCTGCCGCTGGTCTGGGCGGCGGTGCTGCGGTTCGACGCGCAGATCTCCACCTTCGTCCCGGGCCTGCCGGAGTCGGTGACGCTGCGCGACCTCTACCCGGTCCCGCCGCGGCCCGAGGACGTTCCCTCGTGCGCCGAGGCGGGGGTGCTCGGGGCCCTCGTCGGGCAGGTCGGCTCGATCATGGCCGGCGAGGTGGTCAAACTGCTCGCCGGCTTCGGGGAGCCGTTGGTCGGCCGGGTGCTGCTGCTCGACGCGCTCACCCAGCGCACCCGTGAGGTCCCGCTCCGCCCCGTGGGCGCCCCGCCGCTCCGTCGCCACGGTGTCGAGCGCAATGGTGTCGAGCGCGAGGGCTCCCGGGGCCACGACCGGGACGGCGCCCACCACGCCACCCGGGAGGTCGTCCCGCTGCGCGAGCTCGGCCCCGCCGAGGTGCGCGCCCTCGACCTGGCCCGGGTCACCCTGTTGGACGTGCGCGAACCGGCCGAACACGCGCTGGGCACCCTGCCCGGGGCCGCCCGGGTCCCGGTGGGCGAGGTGCTGACGTGGACGCGGGACGACCTGCCGGAGGGGCCGGTCGTCGTCTACTGCAAGGCCGGTCCCCGTGCCGAGCGGGCCGCGGCCCACCTGGTGCGGCTCGGACACCCCGACGTCTCGGTGATGAACGGCGGGATCCTGGGCTGGATCGACCAGGTCGACCCGTCGTTGCCGCGCTACTGA
- the narJ gene encoding nitrate reductase molybdenum cofactor assembly chaperone, with the protein MLTWLRHRRSAPGLEAHRQAVAWQAVSLLLEYPEQLLLDRVPMLRDAVADLPTDVGGPLGAFLDQLAGEGALAALQTEYVDTFDVTRRCCLHLTYFTHGDTRKRGVALVQFKQAYRRAGVELADEQAELPDHLCVVLEFGATCDADTAWKLLNDHRVGIELLHRALVKRDSSWLPVVEALRATLPALDGDDEVALRRLIAQGPPQEQVGLDSSPYGSHDPALDGRLNPRPAGAAPEHLGATIPVGVPR; encoded by the coding sequence ATGCTCACCTGGTTGCGGCACCGCAGGTCCGCCCCGGGCCTGGAGGCCCACCGACAGGCGGTCGCCTGGCAGGCGGTCTCCCTGTTGTTGGAGTACCCCGAGCAACTCCTCCTCGACCGGGTCCCGATGCTCCGCGACGCCGTGGCCGATCTGCCCACGGATGTCGGCGGTCCCCTCGGGGCGTTTCTGGACCAGTTGGCGGGCGAGGGTGCGCTCGCCGCCCTCCAGACCGAGTACGTCGACACCTTCGACGTCACTCGCCGATGCTGCCTGCACCTGACCTACTTCACGCACGGGGACACCCGCAAGCGCGGGGTGGCGCTGGTGCAGTTCAAGCAGGCCTACCGCCGCGCCGGGGTCGAGCTGGCCGACGAGCAGGCCGAGCTCCCGGACCACCTGTGCGTGGTGCTGGAGTTCGGTGCCACCTGCGACGCCGACACGGCCTGGAAGTTGCTCAACGACCACCGGGTCGGGATCGAGTTGCTGCACCGCGCCCTGGTCAAACGGGACTCCAGCTGGCTCCCGGTCGTGGAGGCGCTGCGGGCGACGCTGCCCGCGCTGGACGGTGACGACGAGGTCGCGCTGCGCCGGCTGATCGCGCAGGGTCCCCCGCAGGAGCAGGTGGGCCTGGACTCTTCCCCCTACGGCAGCCACGACCCGGCACTGGACGGCCGTCTCAACCCTCGCCCCGCCGGCGCCGCTCCCGAACACCTCGGCGCCACCATCCCGGTAGGAGTCCCCCGATGA
- the mobA gene encoding molybdenum cofactor guanylyltransferase gives MTPADFPARDAQPDGPGRSGPEHDVIVLAGGRGERLGGVDKSAVRVAGRSLLDRVLAATTAARRVVVVGPVEVTDPVLVTREDPPGGGPAAGIAAGFAALPGPRAPWTLVLAVDQPGAAPAVRALLGVLDTVDPEVDVVSPVHPEGYRQWLLAAYRTDRLAAALGGADWHGTSVRRLVRDLAFAEVQVAAEHVGDLDTWEDAAVWERRLAGEDEALPGEPDRLPGGDGSMP, from the coding sequence ATGACCCCTGCCGACTTCCCTGCCCGGGACGCCCAACCCGACGGACCGGGGCGCAGCGGTCCCGAGCACGACGTCATCGTGCTCGCCGGTGGGCGCGGGGAGCGGCTCGGCGGGGTGGACAAGTCGGCGGTCCGGGTGGCGGGACGTTCCCTGCTGGACCGGGTCCTCGCCGCCACCACGGCGGCCCGACGCGTGGTGGTCGTCGGGCCGGTCGAGGTGACCGACCCCGTCCTGGTGACCAGGGAGGACCCACCCGGCGGCGGTCCGGCCGCCGGGATCGCCGCGGGCTTCGCCGCGCTGCCCGGGCCCAGGGCCCCGTGGACCCTCGTGCTGGCGGTCGACCAGCCCGGTGCCGCCCCGGCCGTCCGGGCGCTGCTCGGGGTGCTGGACACGGTCGACCCCGAGGTCGACGTCGTCAGCCCGGTGCACCCGGAGGGCTACCGGCAGTGGTTGCTGGCCGCCTACCGGACCGACCGGCTCGCCGCGGCCCTGGGCGGGGCGGACTGGCACGGCACCTCGGTGCGGCGACTGGTCCGCGACCTGGCTTTCGCCGAGGTCCAGGTGGCCGCCGAGCACGTCGGCGACCTGGACACCTGGGAGGACGCGGCGGTGTGGGAGCGGCGGCTGGCCGGCGAGGACGAAGCGCTGCCGGGGGAGCCCGACCGGCTGCCGGGCGGGGACGGGTCAATGCCATGA
- the narI gene encoding respiratory nitrate reductase subunit gamma, translated as MSTLLWVIFPYICLAIFVVGHVWRYRYDKFGWTTRSSQLYESKLLRIGSPLFHFGILGVVVGHFMGLVIPQSWTDGVGLSHHAYHVIAMVGGIPAGVAALTGLAILIYRRRTVGPVFSATTVNDKVMYFFLALVMVLGIWNTIAGGIFQFGGEYNYRDGVSPWFRSIFWFQPDPQLMVEAPLGFQLHALTAFILFALWPFTRLVHVFSAPLGYFTRPYIVYRSRDTREGTAVGSRAPKRGWERIPGGH; from the coding sequence ATGAGCACCTTGCTGTGGGTCATCTTCCCCTACATCTGCCTGGCGATCTTCGTGGTGGGCCACGTCTGGCGCTACCGCTACGACAAGTTCGGGTGGACCACCCGTTCCTCCCAACTCTACGAGAGCAAGCTGCTGCGGATCGGCAGTCCGCTGTTCCACTTCGGCATCCTCGGTGTGGTCGTCGGTCACTTCATGGGGTTGGTCATCCCGCAGAGCTGGACCGACGGCGTCGGCCTGAGCCACCACGCCTATCACGTCATCGCGATGGTCGGCGGCATCCCGGCAGGCGTCGCGGCGTTGACCGGCCTGGCCATCCTGATCTACCGGCGGCGCACCGTCGGGCCGGTCTTCTCGGCCACCACGGTCAACGACAAGGTCATGTACTTCTTCCTCGCGCTGGTCATGGTGCTGGGCATCTGGAACACGATCGCCGGCGGCATCTTCCAGTTCGGTGGGGAGTACAACTACCGCGACGGGGTGTCCCCGTGGTTCCGCTCCATCTTCTGGTTCCAGCCGGACCCGCAACTCATGGTCGAGGCGCCGCTGGGCTTCCAGTTGCACGCACTGACCGCCTTCATCCTGTTCGCCCTGTGGCCGTTCACCCGGCTGGTGCACGTCTTCAGCGCCCCCCTCGGCTACTTCACCCGCCCCTACATCGTCTACCGGAGCCGGGACACCCGGGAGGGCACCGCGGTCGGGAGCCGCGCCCCCAAGCGCGGCTGGGAGCGGATCCCGGGCGGACACTGA
- the narH gene encoding nitrate reductase subunit beta, giving the protein MRVMAQMAMVMNLDKCIGCHTCSVTCKQAWTNRSGMEYVWFNNVETRPGLGYPRGYQDQEEWKGGWIRTDRGALKLRAGGRLNKLLNIFSNPKMPSIQDYYEPWTYDYETLLNAPAQDHFPVAKAFSLISGKHVNIEWSANWDDDLGGSQEHAVRDPMLKGLEDRVKMEFEQTFMFYLPRICEHCLNPSCAASCPSGAIYKREEDGIVLVDQDKCRGWRMCVTGCPYKKVYFNHKTGKAEKCTFCYPRIEVGIPTVCAETCVGRLRYIGLMLYDADRVLEAASVEDDHDLYEAQRSVFLDPNDPEVQREAERAGIPGDWIEAAKKSPVYALINRYKVALPLHPEYRTMPMVWYIPPLSPVVDAVSGTGADAEDKDTLLAAIDKMRIPVEYLANLFTAGDTGPVDAVLRKMAAMRCYMRDINLGRDPQADIPEAVGMTEEDMYDMFRLLALAKYEERYVIPTAHGEQAHALEELATDCPVSGFDEEVTRGSGPFGEGSGRPTPVAVENFQMLQNRQTADQLVGGGSKDGRVNLLNWDGKGMPKGLFPDKDGDQ; this is encoded by the coding sequence ATGAGAGTCATGGCGCAGATGGCGATGGTGATGAACCTCGACAAGTGCATCGGGTGCCACACCTGCTCGGTGACCTGCAAGCAGGCATGGACCAACCGCTCGGGCATGGAGTACGTCTGGTTCAACAACGTGGAGACCCGCCCCGGTCTGGGTTACCCGCGTGGCTACCAGGACCAGGAGGAGTGGAAGGGCGGTTGGATCCGCACCGATCGCGGGGCGTTGAAGTTGCGGGCGGGTGGGCGCCTCAACAAGCTGCTCAACATCTTCTCCAACCCCAAGATGCCCTCCATCCAGGACTACTACGAGCCGTGGACCTACGACTACGAGACGTTGCTCAACGCCCCGGCCCAGGACCATTTCCCGGTGGCCAAGGCGTTCTCGCTGATCTCCGGCAAGCACGTCAACATCGAGTGGTCGGCGAACTGGGACGACGACCTGGGCGGCAGCCAGGAGCACGCGGTCCGCGACCCCATGCTCAAGGGGCTGGAGGACCGGGTGAAGATGGAGTTCGAGCAGACCTTCATGTTCTACCTGCCGCGGATCTGCGAGCACTGCCTGAACCCCAGCTGCGCGGCGTCCTGCCCCTCCGGCGCCATCTACAAGCGCGAGGAGGACGGCATCGTCCTGGTCGACCAGGACAAGTGCCGCGGCTGGCGGATGTGCGTCACCGGCTGCCCCTACAAGAAGGTCTACTTCAACCACAAGACCGGCAAGGCCGAGAAGTGCACCTTCTGCTACCCCCGGATCGAGGTCGGCATCCCCACGGTGTGCGCCGAGACGTGCGTCGGCCGGCTGCGCTACATCGGGCTGATGCTCTACGACGCCGACCGGGTGCTCGAGGCCGCGAGCGTCGAGGACGACCACGACCTCTACGAGGCGCAGCGCTCGGTCTTCCTGGACCCGAACGACCCGGAGGTGCAGCGTGAGGCCGAGCGGGCCGGCATCCCCGGCGACTGGATCGAGGCCGCCAAGAAGTCCCCGGTCTACGCGCTGATCAACCGCTACAAGGTGGCCCTGCCGCTGCACCCTGAGTACCGGACCATGCCGATGGTCTGGTACATCCCGCCGCTGTCGCCGGTGGTGGACGCGGTGAGCGGGACCGGGGCCGACGCGGAGGACAAGGACACCCTGCTCGCCGCGATCGACAAAATGCGGATCCCGGTGGAGTACCTGGCCAACCTGTTCACCGCGGGAGACACCGGACCGGTGGACGCGGTGCTGCGCAAGATGGCGGCCATGCGTTGCTACATGCGGGACATCAACCTCGGTCGCGACCCGCAGGCCGACATCCCCGAGGCGGTCGGGATGACCGAGGAGGACATGTACGACATGTTCCGCCTGCTGGCGCTGGCCAAGTATGAGGAGCGCTACGTCATCCCGACCGCGCACGGCGAGCAGGCACACGCCCTGGAGGAGTTGGCGACCGACTGTCCGGTCAGCGGCTTCGACGAGGAGGTCACCCGGGGCTCCGGCCCGTTCGGCGAGGGGTCCGGGCGCCCCACTCCGGTCGCCGTCGAGAACTTCCAGATGCTGCAAAACAGGCAGACGGCCGACCAGCTGGTGGGCGGCGGCAGCAAGGACGGCCGGGTCAACTTGTTGAATTGGGACGGCAAGGGTATGCCGAAGGGCCTGTTCCCGGACAAGGACGGGGACCAGTGA
- the moaA gene encoding GTP 3',8-cyclase MoaA, translated as MSRLVDRHGRVHRDLRVSLTDRCSLRCTYCMPAQGLPWLPKDTLLSTEELLYLIGVLVDLGIDEVRLTGGEPLLRPDLVDVVAGTAKLGPEVSMTTNALGLDKTATALVEAGLSRVNISLDTLRPETFKALARRNRLDDTLRGIEAAAAAGLTPVKLNTVLMRDINDIEAVDLLAFALEHGYQLRFIEQMPLDAGHTWNREGMVTGEEVLTRLRTVYDLEPLPGRGSAPAERFLVDGGPETVGVIASVSAPFCGACDRIRLTADGQLRNCLFAQGETDLRTPLRDGASDQELADLILECVAGKLPGHGINEPNFLQPPRPMSAIGG; from the coding sequence ATGAGCCGCCTGGTCGACCGGCACGGCCGGGTGCACCGGGACCTGCGGGTCTCGCTGACCGACCGGTGCTCGCTGCGCTGCACCTACTGCATGCCGGCGCAGGGGTTGCCGTGGCTGCCCAAGGACACCCTGCTCTCGACCGAGGAGCTGCTCTACCTGATCGGTGTGCTGGTCGACCTCGGCATCGACGAGGTGCGGCTGACCGGCGGTGAGCCGCTGCTCCGTCCCGACCTGGTCGACGTCGTGGCGGGCACGGCCAAGCTGGGGCCCGAGGTGTCGATGACCACCAACGCGCTGGGCCTGGACAAGACCGCCACCGCCCTGGTGGAGGCCGGGCTCTCCCGGGTCAACATCAGCCTGGACACCCTCCGGCCCGAGACGTTCAAGGCGTTGGCGCGCCGCAACCGTTTGGACGACACGCTGCGCGGCATCGAGGCCGCGGCCGCCGCCGGGTTGACCCCGGTGAAGCTGAACACCGTCCTGATGCGCGACATCAACGACATCGAGGCCGTCGACCTGTTGGCCTTCGCCCTGGAGCACGGCTACCAGCTGCGGTTCATCGAGCAGATGCCGTTGGACGCCGGCCATACCTGGAACCGGGAGGGCATGGTGACCGGCGAGGAGGTGCTCACCCGGTTGCGCACCGTCTACGACCTCGAGCCGCTGCCCGGTCGTGGCAGCGCCCCGGCCGAACGCTTCCTGGTCGACGGTGGCCCGGAGACGGTCGGCGTGATCGCCTCGGTCTCCGCGCCGTTCTGCGGGGCGTGCGATCGGATCCGGTTGACCGCCGACGGGCAGTTGCGCAACTGCCTCTTCGCCCAGGGGGAGACCGACCTGCGGACCCCGCTGCGGGACGGTGCGAGCGACCAGGAACTGGCCGACCTGATCCTGGAGTGCGTGGCGGGCAAGCTGCCCGGTCACGGCATCAACGAGCCGAACTTCCTCCAGCCGCCGCGCCCGATGTCGGCGATCGGCGGCTGA
- a CDS encoding MoaD/ThiS family protein encodes MATVRYFAAAAEAAGAQEERVGADSLGELLQQLEERHGAELGRVLARSSLLFEGRYVDDRETPLDVDAVVDVLPPFAGG; translated from the coding sequence ATGGCGACCGTTCGCTATTTCGCGGCCGCTGCCGAGGCGGCCGGTGCCCAGGAGGAGCGGGTCGGGGCCGACTCGCTCGGTGAGCTGCTGCAGCAGTTGGAGGAACGCCACGGGGCCGAGCTCGGCCGGGTCCTGGCCCGCAGCTCGCTGCTCTTCGAGGGACGGTATGTCGACGACCGGGAGACCCCGTTGGACGTCGACGCCGTGGTGGACGTGCTCCCGCCGTTCGCCGGCGGATAG